The bacterium genome has a window encoding:
- a CDS encoding CvpA family protein, which translates to MPRTITLNWIDWVTLAIVLVSILRGVRYGALAGLVDLAGLVATYLAAAAVYPKGAEYLRQVPGLTRSWQGLVAFLVIWLVLYFPLGILIRWIFARAKFPGSGLLGGVLGVARGLVLTAALLLLALAAPFRHVVASDAHRSQVAPYLLTGSERVQTALLPALPVHVPRLGPGGADF; encoded by the coding sequence CGCTCGCAATCGTGCTCGTCTCGATTCTGCGCGGAGTCCGGTACGGGGCACTCGCGGGACTCGTCGATCTGGCCGGGCTCGTCGCCACGTACCTCGCGGCCGCCGCGGTCTACCCGAAGGGTGCCGAATATCTCCGCCAGGTCCCGGGTCTCACCCGGTCGTGGCAGGGGCTCGTCGCCTTCCTCGTGATCTGGCTGGTGCTGTACTTCCCGCTCGGCATCCTGATCAGGTGGATCTTCGCCCGGGCGAAGTTTCCCGGATCCGGCCTGCTCGGCGGCGTCCTCGGCGTGGCGCGCGGGCTCGTGCTGACCGCGGCGCTGCTGCTGCTCGCGCTCGCCGCCCCGTTTCGCCACGTTGTCGCCTCGGACGCCCACCGCTCGCAGGTGGCTCCCTATTTGCTGACAGGCAGCGAGCGCGTCCAGACGGCGCTGCTGCCCGCGCTGCCGGTGCACGTCCCGCGCCTGGGACCGGGGGGCGCGGACTTCTGA
- the polX gene encoding DNA polymerase/3'-5' exonuclease PolX yields MIVRNVDLARLLSEIADFLELKQESSFRVTAYRRGARAIEGLGEDVAAIAGRGELRKIAGVGPGLAEKIDEYLRTGEIAYHRELQVELPAGLPELMTIPEIGPKTALLLYRELGVTDIDTLAQACRDGRLRTLPRLGARTEANILRGIERRRTQGTRHAMAAVRPLVDVVTAALGRIPGVEAVSEAGSLRRMRDTVADIDIVVATADAAAVTTALVALPQVAEVLAKGPTRVSILLGRTAVQCDVRIVEPGSYGAALQYFTGSKEHNVRLREMAVRRGLRINEYGVFDVATERRLAGATEEDVYGAVGLPWIPPEIRENQGEIEAARRGELPALVALGDIRGDLHMHTEWSDGRDSAGVMARAAAARGYAYCCITDHSQSLKFARGVTVDDLRAHAASVRGLSDTAGTRVLMGAEVDILGDGSLDYPDEVLAELDVVIGSVHSRFKMPRDEMTRRIVRALEHPHLDVLGHPTGRLVGERPPYDLDIEAVIEAARRTETALEINASPDRLDLPDVHVRLARDRGVFVAIGTDAHQKAHLGFMPYGVGVARRGWMDAAQVINAWPLATLLEFLGR; encoded by the coding sequence ATGATCGTCCGGAACGTCGATCTCGCGCGTCTGTTGTCGGAGATCGCCGACTTTCTCGAGCTCAAACAGGAGTCGTCGTTTCGCGTCACGGCCTACCGCCGCGGCGCCCGGGCGATCGAAGGCCTCGGGGAAGACGTCGCCGCGATCGCCGGGCGGGGCGAACTGCGGAAGATCGCCGGCGTCGGCCCGGGCCTTGCCGAGAAGATCGACGAATACCTCCGGACCGGCGAGATCGCCTATCATCGCGAGCTGCAGGTCGAGCTCCCGGCCGGCCTGCCCGAGCTGATGACCATTCCCGAGATCGGACCCAAGACGGCGCTGCTGCTGTACCGCGAATTGGGCGTCACGGACATCGACACCCTCGCGCAGGCGTGCCGCGACGGCCGCCTGCGCACGCTCCCGCGTCTCGGGGCCCGCACCGAGGCCAACATCCTGCGGGGGATCGAGCGGCGCCGGACGCAGGGCACGCGGCACGCCATGGCGGCGGTGCGGCCGCTCGTCGACGTGGTGACCGCCGCGCTCGGCCGGATCCCCGGCGTCGAGGCCGTGAGCGAGGCCGGGAGCCTGCGCCGCATGCGCGACACGGTGGCCGACATCGACATCGTGGTCGCGACGGCGGACGCGGCGGCCGTCACGACCGCGCTCGTCGCGCTCCCCCAGGTCGCGGAGGTCCTCGCGAAGGGTCCGACCCGTGTGAGCATCCTGCTCGGACGGACGGCCGTGCAGTGCGACGTGCGCATCGTCGAGCCGGGATCGTACGGCGCGGCGCTGCAGTACTTCACCGGCAGCAAGGAGCACAACGTGCGCCTCCGCGAGATGGCGGTGCGCCGCGGGCTGCGGATCAACGAGTACGGCGTCTTCGACGTGGCCACCGAGCGGCGGCTCGCCGGGGCGACCGAAGAGGACGTGTACGGCGCGGTCGGCCTGCCCTGGATCCCGCCGGAGATCCGGGAAAACCAAGGCGAGATCGAGGCGGCGCGGCGCGGCGAGCTGCCGGCCCTCGTCGCGCTCGGGGACATCCGCGGCGACCTGCACATGCACACCGAGTGGAGCGACGGCCGCGATTCCGCCGGCGTGATGGCCCGGGCCGCGGCGGCGCGCGGCTACGCGTACTGCTGCATCACCGACCATTCCCAGTCGCTCAAGTTCGCGCGCGGCGTGACGGTGGACGACCTGCGGGCGCACGCGGCGTCGGTGCGCGGGCTGTCCGACACGGCCGGCACCCGCGTGCTGATGGGCGCGGAGGTGGACATTCTGGGCGACGGGTCCCTCGATTACCCCGACGAGGTCCTGGCGGAGCTGGACGTGGTGATCGGGTCCGTGCACAGCCGGTTCAAAATGCCGCGCGACGAAATGACCCGCCGCATCGTGCGCGCGCTCGAGCACCCGCATCTCGACGTGCTGGGCCATCCCACCGGGCGGCTGGTCGGCGAACGGCCCCCGTACGATCTCGACATCGAAGCCGTCATCGAGGCCGCCCGGCGCACCGAGACGGCGCTGGAGATCAACGCGTCGCCGGACCGGCTCGATCTGCCCGACGTCCACGTGCGCCTGGCCCGCGACCGCGGCGTGTTCGTGGCGATCGGCACCGACGCCCATCAGAAGGCGCACCTCGGATTCATGCCCTACGGCGTCGGTGTCGCCCGGCGCGGCTGGATGGACGCGGCCCAGGTCATCAACGCGTGGCCGCTCGCCACGCTGCTGGAATTCCTGGGGCGGTAG
- a CDS encoding DNA-3-methyladenine glycosylase encodes MAGRRLQRAFFARPTLAVARDLLGCYLVHETPRGRLAGRLVEVEAYLGPRDPASHAYRRTPRSEVMWGAPGTAYVYFSYGNHACLNIVTAPEGTAGAVLLRAIEPVRGIEEMTRRRGTRVPRLIGGGPGRLTEAMGVTLAHNRADLVRGPLYLTRGSRPRRIAATPRIGISVATEAPWRFVDADSSCLSRPLGRSGSPGRQNAPGRSRDRRGAAGVKSPGRQSTWPRGGA; translated from the coding sequence GTGGCCGGCCGCCGTCTTCAACGGGCGTTCTTTGCGCGCCCGACGCTCGCAGTCGCCCGCGATCTCCTCGGATGCTACCTCGTGCACGAGACGCCCCGCGGCCGGCTCGCCGGCCGGCTCGTGGAGGTGGAAGCGTACCTCGGACCGCGCGATCCCGCCAGCCACGCCTACCGCCGCACGCCGCGCAGCGAGGTGATGTGGGGAGCGCCCGGCACGGCCTACGTGTACTTCAGTTACGGCAACCACGCGTGCCTCAATATCGTGACGGCGCCGGAAGGGACGGCCGGAGCCGTGCTGCTGCGCGCCATCGAGCCGGTTCGCGGCATCGAGGAGATGACGCGGCGGCGCGGAACCCGGGTCCCGCGTCTCATCGGCGGCGGGCCGGGCCGGCTCACCGAAGCGATGGGCGTAACGCTCGCCCACAACCGCGCGGATCTGGTACGGGGGCCGTTGTATCTGACGCGGGGGTCGCGACCGCGCCGGATCGCGGCGACCCCGCGCATCGGGATCTCGGTGGCCACCGAGGCGCCGTGGCGCTTCGTGGATGCAGACTCTTCGTGCCTGTCGCGCCCGCTCGGCAGGAGCGGTTCCCCAGGGCGCCAAAATGCGCCCGGCAGATCGCGCGATCGCCGCGGCGCGGCAGGGGTGAAATCTCCGGGTCGTCAAAGTACGTGGCCGCGCGGAGGAGCGTAG
- a CDS encoding crosslink repair DNA glycosylase YcaQ family protein — translation MNDAAAAPKMPPAELSISKSQARRFVLTYLRLLPPRQLPGKQGVLDYIRHVNCIQYDPIDVVGQNPHLVLQSRVRGYRPAMLDALLYEDRKLLDGFDKQMSIYPVEDWPYFAHHREHLPKEYMESEQTAAAAKLVDWVRGEIERRGPLSSLDLMDDTRIDWWLADTVRAVRITMDILLYSGETVVHHRVGTRRYFELSRRVLPSKLHEARNPHASQEDYLEWHVFRRAGGPGLIHPQVRGKWGGIIGWRGGQIRAALARLVEKGQLVGIGIEGVPGEKFYVRRGDAPALQTAAKASRGKQGAALIAPLDNLMWDRNLVEKVFDFYYSWEVYVPAAKRQYGYYVLPVLYGDRLVARLDPGFDRASKVFIIKNWWWENGVDKKDEAMLAALRDCVKDFAKYLGTSNVKLGDAITRDRYLKKIIQN, via the coding sequence ATGAATGATGCGGCTGCAGCCCCAAAAATGCCACCCGCTGAACTCTCCATCAGCAAATCCCAGGCGCGCCGTTTCGTGCTAACCTATCTTCGCCTGCTTCCGCCGCGACAATTGCCGGGGAAACAGGGCGTGCTCGACTATATCCGGCATGTGAACTGCATCCAATACGACCCTATCGACGTCGTAGGCCAGAACCCCCACCTTGTGCTGCAATCTCGAGTGCGTGGCTACAGGCCCGCCATGCTCGACGCTCTGCTCTATGAGGACCGCAAGTTGTTGGACGGTTTCGACAAACAGATGTCCATCTATCCGGTGGAAGACTGGCCGTATTTCGCCCACCATCGTGAGCACCTGCCGAAGGAGTACATGGAAAGCGAGCAGACCGCTGCCGCCGCCAAACTGGTGGACTGGGTGCGCGGCGAGATCGAGCGGCGCGGCCCGCTTTCGTCGCTGGACCTCATGGACGACACGCGCATCGACTGGTGGCTGGCCGACACCGTCCGGGCTGTGCGCATCACCATGGATATTCTTCTTTATAGCGGTGAAACGGTAGTGCATCATCGCGTCGGCACACGGCGTTATTTCGAACTAAGCCGGCGCGTGCTGCCGTCCAAGCTGCACGAAGCCCGCAATCCGCACGCGTCCCAGGAGGATTATTTGGAATGGCACGTGTTCCGCCGTGCAGGCGGCCCTGGTCTCATTCACCCGCAGGTCCGGGGCAAGTGGGGCGGAATCATCGGCTGGCGAGGCGGGCAGATCCGGGCCGCCCTGGCGCGCCTGGTGGAAAAAGGCCAATTGGTCGGCATAGGTATCGAGGGTGTACCGGGCGAGAAATTCTACGTGCGCCGCGGTGACGCGCCCGCGCTGCAGACCGCCGCGAAAGCCTCCCGGGGCAAACAGGGAGCTGCCTTGATAGCCCCGCTGGATAACCTGATGTGGGATCGTAATCTGGTCGAGAAAGTCTTTGATTTTTACTACAGCTGGGAAGTCTACGTACCGGCTGCGAAGCGCCAATATGGCTATTACGTCTTGCCGGTGCTGTATGGTGACCGCTTGGTTGCCCGCCTGGACCCCGGCTTCGACCGCGCCAGCAAAGTATTCATCATTAAGAACTGGTGGTGGGAAAACGGCGTAGACAAGAAGGACGAAGCCATGCTGGCGGCCCTGCGGGATTGCGTGAAGGATTTCGCGAAATATCTGGGGACGAGTAACGTGAAGCTCGGCGATGCGATCACGCGGGACCGGTATCTAAAGAAAATTATCCAAAATTAG